In the genome of Enterococcus hirae ATCC 9790, one region contains:
- a CDS encoding metal ABC transporter permease, with protein MALLSYEFMRRAFLAAIFIAGIAPMLGVFLVIRRQSLMADTLSHVSLAGVALGFFLNINPTLTTMFVVILAAVILEYLRTIYRTYSEISIAILMAGGLALALVLMNLSGGNSATSIQSYLFGSIVTITWDQVIFLGVLFVIIGFLFFLFKRPMYVLTFDEDTAHVDGLPVHRMSMLFNVITGVAIAVMIPIAGALLISAIMVLPAAIGMRLGKSFNVVIAISIGVGFIGMLSGLTSSFYLDTPPGATITLVFIVLFLVVNLFKRVLVSIKRKNK; from the coding sequence ATGGCGTTGCTTTCATATGAATTCATGAGACGAGCTTTTTTAGCAGCCATTTTTATTGCGGGGATTGCTCCAATGTTAGGTGTCTTTTTAGTGATCCGAAGACAATCATTGATGGCAGATACACTGTCACACGTTTCGCTGGCAGGGGTGGCATTGGGTTTCTTTTTGAATATCAATCCAACGTTGACTACGATGTTCGTAGTAATATTAGCTGCGGTGATTTTAGAATATTTACGTACGATTTATCGTACTTACTCAGAAATTTCAATTGCGATCTTAATGGCTGGCGGACTGGCGCTGGCATTAGTTTTGATGAATCTTAGTGGTGGAAACTCAGCCACAAGTATCCAATCGTACCTCTTTGGCTCGATTGTGACGATTACTTGGGATCAAGTTATCTTTTTGGGTGTATTATTTGTTATTATTGGTTTCTTATTCTTTTTGTTCAAGCGACCAATGTACGTGCTGACTTTTGATGAAGATACCGCCCATGTTGATGGTCTGCCTGTTCACCGTATGTCAATGCTGTTCAACGTGATTACGGGTGTTGCGATTGCTGTCATGATCCCAATTGCCGGGGCATTATTGATTTCAGCAATTATGGTCCTGCCTGCAGCGATCGGTATGCGCTTAGGCAAAAGTTTCAATGTGGTGATTGCCATTAGTATCGGTGTTGGCTTTATCGGCATGTTATCGGGACTAACAAGTTCCTTTTATCTAGATACGCCACCGGGTGCGACGATCACACTAGTCTTTATCGTGTTGTTTCTTGTGGTCAATTTGTTCAAGCGGGTGCTTGTTTCCATTAAGCGAAAAAATAAATAA
- the purR gene encoding pur operon repressor: MKVRRSERLVDMTQYLLDHPHELISLTSFAERYESAKSSISEDLAIIKKTFKERGYGTLETIPGAAGGVLFIPEISYEEAKKYIESLAERLSEQDRLLPGGYVYLSDLLGEPELLRQVGKIIASKYLGEKIDAVMTVATKGVPIAQAVSYYLNAPFVIVRRDSKITEGSTVSVNYVSGSSERIEKMELSKRSLKRGSRVLVVDDFMKGGGTVNGMKSLIEEFESELVGITVFAESKFNGHRAIDDYTSLLYVKDVDTKTKNITVVPGNYFKD; this comes from the coding sequence GTGAAAGTACGTCGCAGTGAACGTCTTGTTGATATGACTCAGTATTTATTAGATCATCCTCACGAATTAATTTCATTGACAAGTTTTGCCGAACGTTATGAATCTGCTAAATCTTCGATCAGTGAAGACTTGGCAATTATCAAAAAAACATTTAAGGAACGAGGGTATGGTACCCTAGAAACAATTCCAGGTGCCGCTGGTGGGGTTTTATTTATACCAGAGATTTCTTACGAAGAAGCCAAAAAATACATTGAGTCGTTAGCTGAACGATTGTCTGAACAAGATCGTTTGTTGCCTGGAGGTTATGTTTATCTATCCGATTTACTAGGTGAGCCCGAATTATTGCGCCAAGTTGGAAAAATCATTGCTTCTAAGTATTTAGGTGAAAAAATCGATGCAGTGATGACAGTTGCTACGAAAGGCGTGCCGATCGCGCAAGCTGTGTCCTATTATTTAAATGCACCGTTTGTTATCGTACGCCGTGATTCAAAGATCACAGAAGGATCGACAGTTAGTGTGAATTATGTTTCTGGTTCTTCTGAACGAATCGAAAAGATGGAATTGTCAAAAAGAAGTCTTAAACGTGGTTCTCGTGTCCTAGTCGTTGATGATTTTATGAAAGGCGGCGGCACAGTCAATGGAATGAAGAGCTTGATCGAAGAGTTTGAATCTGAACTTGTAGGAATCACCGTTTTTGCAGAATCCAAATTTAATGGTCATCGTGCAATTGACGATTATACTTCATTACTATACGTGAAAGATGTCGACACGAAGACCAAAAACATTACAGTTGTACCAGGAAATTATTTCAAAGATTAG
- the glmU gene encoding bifunctional UDP-N-acetylglucosamine diphosphorylase/glucosamine-1-phosphate N-acetyltransferase GlmU encodes MDARYAIILAAGKGTRMKSKLYKVLHPVSGQPMVEHIINRVSETNPDQIITIVGHGAEQVKAQLGERSEYALQAEQLGTGHAVLQAASFLQGKEGTTLVISGDTPLLTTETLNNLFEYHQGKNASATILTAQAEDPTGYGRIIRDHIGIVEKIVEQKDTTPEEALVQEINTGTYCFDNQALFEALNKVGTDNAQGEYYLTDIIEILKDAGKTVAAYQTEDFDESMGVNDRIALAKANELMRQRINKMHMVNGVSFVDPATTYIDAGVEIGSDTVIEAGVQLQGKTVIGSDCVIGAHSRIVDSVIEDHVVVEHSVIEKSLVKSHADVGPFAHLRPKAEIGEGVHIGNFVEVKNAEIGKNTKVGHLTYVGDATLGEEINVGCGVVFVNYDGKNKHRTTIGDHSFIGSNANIIAPVEIAKNTSVAAGSTITEDIPEYAMAIARARQVNKEEYAKKLPYLN; translated from the coding sequence TTGGACGCACGTTATGCAATCATTTTGGCAGCGGGAAAAGGAACTCGCATGAAGTCAAAATTATATAAAGTTTTACATCCAGTTTCAGGACAGCCGATGGTGGAACATATTATCAATCGAGTAAGTGAAACCAACCCAGATCAAATCATCACGATCGTCGGGCATGGCGCTGAGCAAGTAAAGGCACAGTTGGGTGAACGTAGTGAATACGCTCTGCAAGCAGAACAACTTGGTACAGGTCATGCAGTATTACAAGCCGCATCTTTTTTACAAGGGAAAGAAGGCACGACACTGGTGATCAGTGGCGACACACCGCTTTTAACCACTGAAACATTGAACAATTTATTTGAGTATCACCAAGGAAAAAATGCGAGTGCCACGATTCTAACCGCACAAGCCGAAGATCCAACTGGATATGGTCGTATCATTCGTGACCATATTGGGATCGTTGAAAAAATCGTTGAGCAAAAAGATACTACACCAGAAGAAGCATTGGTCCAAGAAATCAATACAGGAACTTATTGTTTTGACAATCAAGCTCTGTTTGAAGCATTGAACAAAGTAGGAACAGACAATGCACAAGGGGAGTACTACTTAACCGATATCATTGAAATCCTCAAAGATGCTGGAAAAACAGTAGCAGCTTATCAGACAGAAGACTTTGATGAATCAATGGGAGTCAATGATCGTATTGCATTAGCTAAAGCTAATGAATTGATGCGCCAAAGAATCAACAAAATGCATATGGTCAATGGTGTAAGTTTTGTTGATCCAGCAACGACTTATATTGATGCCGGGGTAGAGATTGGTTCTGATACAGTGATCGAAGCAGGCGTCCAACTTCAAGGTAAAACCGTCATTGGATCAGATTGCGTGATCGGTGCCCATTCTCGAATCGTAGATAGTGTGATTGAAGATCATGTGGTAGTTGAACATTCTGTGATCGAAAAAAGTCTTGTGAAAAGTCATGCGGACGTGGGACCATTTGCTCATTTACGACCAAAAGCAGAAATTGGTGAAGGTGTCCATATTGGTAATTTTGTGGAAGTCAAAAATGCTGAAATTGGTAAAAATACCAAAGTTGGTCATTTGACTTATGTCGGTGATGCCACATTAGGCGAAGAAATCAATGTTGGTTGTGGCGTGGTCTTTGTGAATTACGATGGGAAAAACAAGCACCGCACAACAATTGGGGATCATAGTTTTATCGGTTCTAATGCAAATATCATTGCCCCAGTGGAAATTGCTAAAAATACATCAGTAGCTGCAGGGTCAACAATCACAGAAGATATCCCTGAATATGCTATGGCAATTGCCCGTGCAAGACAGGTCAATAAAGAAGAGTATGCTAAAAAACTCCCTTATTTAAACTAA
- a CDS encoding ribose-phosphate diphosphokinase translates to MSKHYFDPRLKIFALNSNRPLAEKIAAAVGVELGKSSVTQFSDGEIQVNIEESIRGSHVYVIQSTSSPVNDNLMELLIMIDALKRASAKTINVVMPYYGYARQDRKARAREPITAKLVANMIQKAGATRMLTLDLHAVQIQGFFDIPVDHLMGAPLIANYFLEKGIKGDDVVVVSPDHGGVTRARKLAEFLKAPIAIIDKRRPKANVAEVMNIIGQVEGKTCVLIDDMIDTAGTITLAANALKEAGAVSVYASCTHPVLSGPALQRIEDSAIERLVVTDSIYLPDDRKIEKIDEVSVGGLMGDAIKRIHENKPVSPLFETKNKS, encoded by the coding sequence ATGTCAAAACATTACTTTGACCCAAGATTAAAAATTTTTGCGTTAAATTCAAATCGCCCGTTAGCAGAAAAAATTGCTGCAGCTGTCGGTGTCGAATTGGGTAAATCATCGGTTACTCAATTTAGTGATGGAGAAATCCAAGTGAATATTGAAGAAAGTATTCGCGGATCACATGTTTATGTTATTCAGTCAACGAGTAGTCCTGTAAATGATAATTTAATGGAATTGCTGATCATGATTGATGCCTTGAAACGTGCCAGTGCAAAAACGATTAACGTAGTAATGCCTTACTATGGATATGCACGTCAAGATCGTAAAGCTCGTGCCAGAGAACCAATCACTGCAAAACTTGTGGCGAACATGATTCAAAAAGCTGGAGCAACTAGAATGTTGACGCTTGATTTGCATGCTGTCCAAATCCAAGGATTCTTTGATATTCCTGTTGATCACTTGATGGGTGCACCATTGATTGCAAATTATTTCTTAGAAAAAGGGATTAAAGGGGACGATGTAGTAGTTGTATCACCTGACCATGGTGGTGTAACTCGTGCGCGTAAATTGGCTGAATTTTTAAAAGCACCAATTGCGATCATTGATAAACGCCGTCCAAAAGCAAACGTAGCAGAAGTAATGAATATTATTGGGCAAGTAGAAGGAAAAACTTGTGTATTGATTGATGATATGATCGATACAGCAGGGACGATTACCTTAGCGGCTAATGCACTAAAAGAAGCAGGCGCAGTAAGTGTCTACGCATCATGTACACATCCAGTATTATCTGGACCAGCTTTACAGCGTATTGAAGATTCTGCGATTGAACGCTTAGTTGTAACAGATTCGATCTATCTGCCAGATGACCGTAAGATCGAAAAAATCGATGAAGTAAGTGTCGGTGGTTTGATGGGTGATGCAATTAAACGTATCCACGAAAATAAACCTGTTAGTCCATTGTTCGAAACAAAAAATAAGAGTTAA
- the thiT gene encoding energy-coupled thiamine transporter ThiT, with the protein MEKKYKVWIEGTLVAALAMVLSFIPLQIGSSFEISLGQIPLTLFALRRGWKAGILSGFIWGILHFPTGQVYYLSVIQVLIEYPIAFTFAGFAGVFAKRLQNSLTMGNKKGMTTTIILGTLVGVGARYFWHFVAGVVFWGSYALWGMNPWLFSLVMNGASALATGIVTMVVLLGIGRTVPALFIGKK; encoded by the coding sequence ATGGAGAAAAAATATAAAGTATGGATTGAGGGGACACTTGTAGCTGCACTAGCGATGGTGTTATCCTTTATCCCTCTTCAAATAGGTAGTAGCTTTGAGATTTCATTAGGACAGATTCCACTGACATTGTTTGCGTTAAGAAGAGGCTGGAAGGCAGGGATTTTATCAGGATTTATTTGGGGGATTTTACATTTTCCAACAGGACAAGTGTATTATCTCAGTGTCATTCAAGTATTGATCGAGTATCCGATTGCTTTTACCTTTGCAGGATTTGCAGGAGTGTTCGCTAAAAGGCTGCAAAACAGTCTAACGATGGGCAATAAAAAAGGGATGACAACCACTATTATATTAGGAACTTTAGTTGGTGTTGGTGCTAGATATTTCTGGCATTTTGTCGCAGGCGTCGTTTTTTGGGGAAGTTATGCTTTGTGGGGAATGAATCCATGGCTCTTTTCTTTAGTCATGAATGGTGCAAGTGCCTTGGCTACAGGAATTGTTACAATGGTTGTTTTGCTTGGGATCGGGCGGACAGTTCCAGCTTTGTTCATCGGGAAAAAATAA
- a CDS encoding patatin-like phospholipase family protein yields MLIQQVYGSEKTVLYSTLQRAKQLLPFYATHQESRDAFWLATKKRQAWRMIGNKHTLYFIAERTSEQWLIKNVLVVGDMPGWTLFFKEIEWCSRFYFKKYCSFQWIEPLSTYWQTLLSHHGYTQDNQLAQTIWQKKLTYHIGLVLGGGGAHGAYQIGVWQTLKEHQIHFEVITGTSVGALNGVLILQDDLSQALSLWQSLATNQVLQLPETALSEDLRKRFIQETRQMTRAAIIKGGASITPLEKLLKSKLDAEKILKMKSPRLFTVSTRLPDFKEVVTPIQQLASNEIADWILASASFYPAMSYRNIAGQKYIDGGYRNNLPVDVAIKEGATECLIVDVDGPGVTKKITIPEETVPWLCRSNWSLGTFLIFDRQRNQFNLQLGYLEMKKKLGDFEGNWYTFYSTKLAEQYWRKFLSYLVNDLQLETTFVQQPKFWQTLRNIYKDRVVIETCGVAMLELLAKKKLVLPNKVYDVDELIEQIIQKESSSFFNQMIREVGQLNSNEWRRVQKYQKKQKTEQEQINEIAHLVKQKKNEQLQSKLHTQLFDTLLNLYLLYLKEEQPWHKNFPTKS; encoded by the coding sequence ATGCTGATTCAACAAGTGTACGGTTCAGAAAAAACAGTCCTCTACTCTACACTTCAACGAGCCAAACAATTGCTACCCTTTTATGCTACCCATCAGGAAAGCCGTGATGCCTTTTGGTTGGCAACAAAGAAAAGGCAAGCTTGGCGGATGATCGGTAACAAACATACCCTTTATTTTATTGCCGAACGAACCAGTGAACAATGGCTGATTAAAAATGTGCTAGTGGTTGGTGACATGCCTGGTTGGACGCTTTTTTTTAAAGAGATAGAGTGGTGTTCCCGTTTTTATTTCAAAAAATATTGTTCTTTTCAATGGATTGAACCACTGTCGACATATTGGCAGACACTCCTATCTCATCATGGTTATACGCAAGACAATCAGTTGGCTCAGACAATCTGGCAAAAAAAACTGACCTATCATATTGGTTTAGTATTAGGTGGCGGTGGCGCTCATGGTGCCTATCAAATCGGTGTTTGGCAAACGTTAAAAGAACATCAGATTCATTTTGAAGTAATTACGGGAACTTCAGTTGGTGCGTTAAACGGTGTATTGATCTTGCAAGATGATTTATCGCAAGCTCTTTCTTTATGGCAATCCCTCGCAACGAATCAAGTATTACAGCTACCAGAAACTGCATTATCAGAAGATCTACGGAAAAGGTTTATCCAAGAAACACGGCAAATGACGAGAGCAGCAATTATCAAGGGGGGAGCCTCAATCACCCCTTTGGAAAAGTTACTCAAAAGTAAATTAGATGCTGAGAAGATTTTAAAAATGAAAAGTCCTCGTTTATTTACCGTTTCGACTCGACTTCCTGATTTTAAAGAAGTGGTGACACCGATCCAGCAATTGGCAAGCAATGAAATTGCTGATTGGATCCTAGCTTCGGCCTCGTTTTATCCCGCTATGAGTTATCGAAACATTGCTGGACAAAAATATATTGATGGTGGTTATCGAAATAATTTGCCTGTGGATGTAGCAATTAAAGAAGGGGCAACGGAGTGCTTAATAGTAGATGTGGATGGTCCCGGAGTGACTAAGAAGATTACGATACCAGAAGAGACTGTTCCATGGCTCTGCCGCTCTAATTGGTCATTGGGAACCTTCTTGATTTTTGATCGGCAGAGAAACCAATTCAATCTCCAATTAGGCTATCTGGAAATGAAAAAAAAGTTAGGTGATTTTGAGGGGAATTGGTATACGTTCTATTCAACGAAACTTGCAGAACAATATTGGCGTAAATTTTTAAGCTATCTAGTGAATGATCTTCAGCTAGAAACAACTTTTGTTCAACAACCAAAATTTTGGCAAACTTTGCGTAATATATATAAAGACAGGGTAGTAATTGAAACATGCGGGGTGGCGATGCTTGAACTATTAGCCAAAAAAAAGCTCGTTTTACCGAATAAAGTTTATGATGTAGATGAATTGATCGAACAGATCATTCAAAAAGAATCAAGTTCATTTTTCAATCAAATGATTCGAGAGGTCGGACAATTAAATAGTAATGAGTGGCGCAGAGTCCAAAAATACCAAAAAAAGCAAAAGACTGAACAGGAACAAATCAATGAAATTGCTCATTTAGTTAAACAAAAAAAGAACGAGCAACTTCAATCTAAGCTTCATACGCAGTTATTTGACACCCTATTGAATTTATATTTACTTTATCTAAAGGAGGAACAACCATGGCACAAGAATTTTCCTACGAAATCATAG
- a CDS encoding YdbC family protein translates to MAQEFSYEIIEEIAVLSENNKGWRKELNLVSWNGRPPKFDLRDWAPEHEKMGKGLTLTNEEFEALQKAIENM, encoded by the coding sequence ATGGCACAAGAATTTTCCTACGAAATCATAGAAGAGATCGCTGTTTTATCCGAAAATAATAAAGGATGGCGAAAAGAGCTGAACCTAGTCAGCTGGAATGGCCGCCCACCTAAATTCGATCTTCGTGACTGGGCGCCCGAACATGAGAAAATGGGTAAAGGGCTTACTCTAACCAATGAAGAATTTGAGGCATTACAAAAAGCTATCGAAAATATGTAA
- a CDS encoding YicC/YloC family endoribonuclease produces the protein MKSMTGFGKATRETAEYQLEVEIKSVNQRFLDMQIRSPKLLNYLENDIRQLMKQHLSRGRVEVFINLTYLGQNQKQVFVDWNLIDELMTNLTEGITQRYGEKQQLQIGRLLETLTTNESFVVIEEKNENNMDELTALVLETVHEALAEIEKSRQKEGTALEAIIQKNSDELKQVLNDLQQFVELYEQEYQEKYQKKLEDYLGATVDQQRLLTELAILLERGDIHEELDRLVIHIGKLDELLQVKQPVGRELDFLIQEMNREINTIGSKSSAIEIKNQVIQLKTILEKIREQIQNIE, from the coding sequence ATGAAAAGTATGACTGGTTTTGGTAAAGCCACCCGTGAAACCGCAGAGTATCAATTAGAAGTTGAGATCAAAAGTGTCAATCAACGCTTTTTAGATATGCAAATACGTAGTCCTAAATTGTTAAATTATCTCGAAAATGATATTCGCCAATTGATGAAACAACATTTAAGTCGAGGTCGAGTCGAAGTTTTTATCAATCTGACGTATTTGGGACAAAATCAAAAACAAGTTTTTGTTGATTGGAATTTGATTGACGAGCTGATGACGAACTTAACTGAAGGAATAACCCAACGTTATGGAGAGAAACAGCAATTACAGATTGGACGTCTATTAGAAACTTTGACAACGAATGAATCTTTTGTCGTGATTGAAGAAAAAAATGAAAACAATATGGATGAACTGACAGCCTTGGTTTTAGAAACGGTCCATGAAGCACTAGCTGAAATTGAAAAAAGTCGCCAAAAAGAAGGGACAGCCTTAGAGGCGATCATTCAGAAAAACAGTGATGAACTGAAACAAGTATTAAATGACTTACAACAATTTGTTGAGTTATACGAACAAGAGTATCAGGAAAAATATCAAAAGAAACTAGAAGATTACTTGGGAGCAACGGTCGATCAACAAAGATTGCTGACTGAACTCGCTATTTTATTAGAGCGAGGAGATATTCATGAAGAATTGGATCGCTTAGTGATCCATATCGGCAAATTGGATGAATTACTTCAAGTAAAACAGCCAGTTGGCAGAGAACTTGACTTTTTGATCCAAGAAATGAATCGAGAAATCAATACGATTGGTTCAAAATCAAGTGCGATTGAAATCAAAAACCAAGTGATCCAGTTAAAAACGATTTTAGAAAAAATCCGAGAACAGATCCAAAATATTGAATAG
- the gmk gene encoding guanylate kinase, producing MSERGLLIVLSGPSGVGKGTVRKAIFESEDNDFQYSISMTTRKMREGEVEGVDYYFRSKEEFEAMIEAGEMLEYAEYVGNYYGTPLSYVNKTLDEGKDVFLEIEVQGAQQVKEKVPDGVFIFLTPPDLAELKSRIVGRGTDADEVIEERMKVAKEEIEMMALYDYAVVNDQVPLAVERIKNIIASEHFRVDRVIGKYIKMLKEM from the coding sequence ATGTCAGAGCGTGGATTATTAATCGTGTTGTCTGGACCATCAGGTGTAGGAAAAGGCACAGTGCGAAAAGCAATTTTTGAGAGTGAGGATAATGATTTCCAATATTCGATTTCAATGACTACTCGTAAGATGCGTGAAGGAGAAGTCGAAGGAGTCGATTACTACTTTAGAAGCAAAGAAGAATTCGAAGCAATGATCGAAGCCGGAGAAATGCTGGAATATGCTGAATATGTAGGGAATTATTATGGAACACCTTTGTCTTATGTCAATAAAACATTGGACGAAGGAAAAGATGTATTTTTAGAAATCGAAGTCCAAGGTGCTCAACAAGTCAAAGAAAAAGTACCAGATGGCGTATTTATCTTCCTAACTCCTCCCGATTTAGCCGAATTAAAATCAAGAATCGTTGGCCGTGGGACAGATGCAGATGAAGTAATCGAAGAACGAATGAAAGTTGCCAAAGAAGAAATTGAAATGATGGCACTATATGATTATGCCGTAGTCAATGACCAGGTACCCCTGGCGGTAGAACGAATCAAAAATATCATTGCCAGTGAACACTTTCGTGTCGACCGTGTGATCGGCAAATATATCAAAATGTTAAAGGAGATGTAG
- the rpoZ gene encoding DNA-directed RNA polymerase subunit omega has product MMLKPSIDSLLDRVNSKYSLVILASKRAHELDAKAQPTMDSFESVKSVGQALEEIEAGNVINDPHPELKRERLRMEDEERKAKKDREQQELESRIREEQNQ; this is encoded by the coding sequence ATGATGTTAAAACCTTCAATCGACTCATTGTTAGATCGCGTAAATTCAAAATATTCTCTAGTTATCTTAGCAAGCAAACGTGCACACGAGCTAGATGCAAAAGCACAACCTACGATGGATTCATTTGAATCAGTAAAAAGTGTTGGACAGGCATTAGAAGAAATCGAAGCAGGAAATGTGATCAATGATCCTCATCCTGAATTAAAACGGGAACGCTTGAGAATGGAAGATGAAGAGCGTAAAGCCAAAAAAGATCGTGAACAACAAGAGTTAGAGTCACGTATCCGTGAAGAGCAAAACCAATAA
- the def gene encoding peptide deformylase, with product MRYPILIHPNDKLKRVAQPIDVITDETITLLDNLYETMVANDGIGIAAPQVGQNKRVAIVEVDEGEKFELINPEIIDAKGESIDVEGCLSIPHVYGTVKRFDEVTVRYYDREGEEIEVVAFGYLARAFQHEIDHLDGILFVEKMIEQIPEAELEEYMEEHLDD from the coding sequence ATGCGCTATCCTATATTGATCCACCCCAATGATAAATTGAAACGTGTCGCACAACCAATCGATGTGATCACAGATGAAACAATTACTTTACTAGATAACCTATATGAAACGATGGTTGCTAACGACGGTATTGGCATTGCCGCTCCACAAGTTGGTCAAAACAAGCGAGTTGCAATCGTAGAAGTAGATGAAGGTGAAAAGTTTGAATTAATCAATCCAGAAATTATTGATGCAAAGGGAGAAAGCATTGATGTAGAAGGTTGCTTAAGCATCCCTCATGTTTATGGGACCGTCAAACGGTTTGACGAAGTAACGGTTCGCTATTATGATCGTGAAGGCGAAGAAATCGAAGTAGTAGCCTTTGGTTACTTAGCTCGTGCCTTTCAGCATGAGATCGACCATTTAGACGGTATATTATTCGTTGAAAAAATGATTGAGCAAATTCCAGAAGCCGAATTAGAAGAGTATATGGAGGAACATCTTGATGACTAA
- the fmt gene encoding methionyl-tRNA formyltransferase codes for MTKLVFMGTPAFSVPILEGLLEEGYEVVAVVTQPDRPVGRKKIITPTPVKEAAVKHGLLVLQPEKISGSEEMEKIIALQPDVIITAAFGQFLPEKLLQAPVHGAINVHASLLPKYRGGAPVHYSIINGEKETGVTIMEMIKKMDAGGIYAQESLPITKQDDVGTMFEKLSALGKQLLLKTLPDILNGNLSPRPQDESKVTFSPNITREQEAIDWNKTAEEIDNQVRGMRPWPIAFTTYEQTRWKLLNVEALAEKTTAEPGTIIKKDKKNLWIACGKQTVLAIKELQPAGKGKQAINEFLNGSGQQVMIGQQVK; via the coding sequence ATGACTAAATTAGTATTTATGGGAACGCCAGCTTTTTCAGTACCGATCCTTGAAGGCTTATTAGAAGAAGGGTATGAAGTAGTCGCAGTCGTGACACAACCTGATCGCCCTGTGGGACGTAAAAAAATCATCACCCCTACCCCAGTAAAAGAAGCAGCCGTGAAACACGGTTTATTGGTTTTACAACCTGAAAAAATCTCTGGTTCAGAAGAAATGGAAAAAATCATTGCCCTACAACCAGATGTGATTATCACAGCTGCATTTGGTCAATTTTTACCAGAAAAATTATTACAGGCACCTGTTCACGGAGCTATAAATGTACATGCATCTTTATTGCCAAAATATCGAGGAGGGGCGCCAGTTCATTACTCGATTATCAACGGGGAAAAAGAAACCGGTGTAACGATCATGGAAATGATCAAAAAGATGGATGCAGGGGGCATTTATGCTCAAGAAAGTTTACCAATCACTAAACAAGACGATGTGGGAACCATGTTTGAAAAGTTAAGTGCATTAGGGAAACAACTATTACTTAAAACATTACCTGATATTTTGAATGGAAATTTGAGTCCACGTCCACAAGATGAATCAAAGGTAACTTTTTCGCCGAATATCACACGGGAGCAAGAAGCAATTGATTGGAACAAGACAGCAGAAGAGATCGACAACCAAGTCCGTGGGATGCGACCATGGCCGATTGCATTTACGACATACGAACAAACCCGTTGGAAACTTTTAAATGTAGAAGCGTTAGCTGAGAAAACTACGGCGGAGCCAGGGACCATCATCAAAAAAGATAAGAAAAATCTGTGGATTGCTTGTGGTAAACAAACGGTGTTGGCAATCAAAGAATTACAGCCAGCAGGTAAAGGAAAACAAGCGATCAATGAGTTTTTGAATGGTAGTGGACAACAGGTAATGATTGGGCAGCAGGTGAAATAA